In Paenibacillus sonchi, a single genomic region encodes these proteins:
- a CDS encoding DUF6713 family protein, whose translation MVFSINFALLCLHEMDAIRAKEWKMFVILKDMEDKRAFKVFTILHLPLYTILIFSFVSHQLLSFVFIDLFMIFHSLAHFFFEKHPNNNFKNLYSRMIIYPMGILGIVHLLGLMYS comes from the coding sequence GTGGTTTTTTCAATAAATTTTGCTCTCCTATGTTTGCACGAAATGGATGCAATAAGAGCTAAGGAATGGAAGATGTTTGTAATTCTTAAAGATATGGAAGATAAACGTGCATTCAAAGTTTTTACCATTCTACATCTACCGCTATATACGATTTTAATATTTTCATTTGTAAGTCATCAGCTTTTATCTTTCGTATTTATAGATCTGTTCATGATTTTTCACTCATTAGCTCATTTCTTCTTTGAGAAGCATCCAAACAACAATTTTAAAAACTTATACTCAAGAATGATTATATATCCAATGGGCATATTAGGGATCGTGCACCTTCTTGGATTAATGTACTCTTGA
- a CDS encoding phosphotransferase family protein: protein MKEQERRYSALIADQFPELHIRTVESLGEGYRNFAVLVNGEWVFRFPKSHQGADELNKEIHLLPLLSERVKAGIPKFVYRGTQEDGRPFAGYRKVEGEVLGEDGIVSLSGYARERLAVHLGDFMSDLNAFPVKSAIQAGVPALQLANEIQSLKDAAVRQVFPHLEPSLRDYLHRRFQAYLEDTAYTRYIPALIHADLSPDHFLTDSHRSVLTGIIDFGDAAISDPDYDYLYLLEDCGEEFTRQVMAHRGGADLDARLRKISLFVTFDQVRYLLEGLESGDPDWIQEGLELVEQDMQINR from the coding sequence GTGAAAGAGCAGGAACGGCGTTATTCTGCACTGATTGCGGACCAATTCCCGGAATTGCACATTCGAACCGTGGAGTCGCTGGGCGAAGGCTATCGGAATTTTGCGGTACTCGTGAACGGGGAATGGGTATTTCGCTTTCCCAAAAGTCATCAAGGTGCGGATGAATTGAACAAAGAAATACATTTGCTGCCTCTGCTGTCCGAGCGAGTCAAGGCCGGGATTCCGAAGTTTGTATACAGAGGAACACAGGAGGATGGACGTCCCTTTGCAGGCTACCGGAAGGTCGAGGGGGAAGTCCTGGGGGAAGACGGAATCGTCTCTCTCTCCGGTTACGCAAGAGAGCGACTCGCCGTACATCTTGGGGATTTCATGAGTGACCTGAACGCATTCCCGGTTAAAAGCGCTATTCAGGCCGGTGTCCCCGCACTACAACTTGCGAATGAAATCCAGTCGTTGAAAGATGCTGCGGTGAGGCAGGTTTTTCCTCATCTTGAACCGTCTTTGCGCGACTATCTCCACCGGCGGTTTCAAGCCTATCTGGAGGATACTGCATATACCCGATATATTCCGGCACTGATTCACGCCGATTTGTCGCCGGATCACTTTTTGACGGATTCGCACCGGTCCGTACTGACAGGTATTATCGACTTCGGCGATGCCGCGATAAGCGACCCGGATTACGATTACTTGTATTTGCTCGAGGATTGCGGAGAGGAATTTACTCGTCAAGTGATGGCGCATAGAGGCGGGGCTGACCTGGACGCCCGCCTGCGAAAAATCTCCCTGTTCGTCACATTCGATCAGGTCCGCTATCTGTTGGAGGGCTTGGAGTCCGGGGACCCGGATTGGATTCAGGAAGGGCTTGAGTTAGTGGAACAGGATATGCAAATCAACAGGTAG